TCGCCGTGGTGTTCATCTACGGCTTCATCCTGATTACCGGCTATCTGTCGCTGACCAACTCGCGGCTGTTGCCGAACTACGAATTCGACGGCTTCGGCCGTTACACGGACCTGTTCCAGAACGACGTGTGGTGGACCTCCGCCGCGAACCTCGGCTGGTTCGGGATTCCGTTCATCGCGGTCTGCGTCGCGCTCGGCTTGTTCCTCGCGATCCTGCTCGACCAGCGGATCCGCAACGAAGGCGCGCTGCGTGCGATCTTCCTGTACCCGATGGCGTTGTCGTTCATCGTCACCGGCACCGCGTGGCAGTGGATCCTGAACCCGGGCCTCGGCCTCGAGAAGGTGATGCACGACTGGGGCTGGACGAGCTTCTCGTTCGACTGGCTCGGCGATCCGGACAAGGCGATCTTCTGCGTGGTGATCGCAGCCGTGTGGCAGTCGACCGGTTTCGTGATGGCGCTGTTCCTCGCGGGGCTGCGCGGCGTCGATGCGGAGATCTTCAAGGCCGCGCAGGTGGACGGCGCGACGCTGCCGACCATCTACCGCAAGATCGTGATCCCGAGCATGCGCCCGGTGTTCTTCTCGGTGCTGCTGATCCTGTGCCACATCACGATCAAGACCTTCGACCTCGTCGTCGCGCTGACGGCAGGCGGCCCCGGCACGTCGTCGTCGCTGCCGGCCATGTTCATGTACACGTTTTCGTTCAACCGCGGCCAGCTCGGGCTCGGCGCGGCGTCCTCGGTGATGATGCTCGCGACCGTGGTCGCGGTGCTGGTGCCGCTGATGTATATGGAATCGAGGAGCACCCGCAATGCAGCCTAAGATGACGATCAGCCGGGCAGTGATCTATGCGGCACTGATCCTGTTCGCGCTGTATTTCCTGTTCCCGATCTACGTGATGCTGTCGACGTCGTTC
The DNA window shown above is from Burkholderia cepacia and carries:
- a CDS encoding carbohydrate ABC transporter permease yields the protein MAAPLNGNGSGAAAARRTSPMSAFADRWIPKLVLAPSVAIAVVFIYGFILITGYLSLTNSRLLPNYEFDGFGRYTDLFQNDVWWTSAANLGWFGIPFIAVCVALGLFLAILLDQRIRNEGALRAIFLYPMALSFIVTGTAWQWILNPGLGLEKVMHDWGWTSFSFDWLGDPDKAIFCVVIAAVWQSTGFVMALFLAGLRGVDAEIFKAAQVDGATLPTIYRKIVIPSMRPVFFSVLLILCHITIKTFDLVVALTAGGPGTSSSLPAMFMYTFSFNRGQLGLGAASSVMMLATVVAVLVPLMYMESRSTRNAA